A DNA window from Phaeobacter sp. A36a-5a contains the following coding sequences:
- the metZ gene encoding O-succinylhomoserine sulfhydrylase, protein MSETWNKRTKLVHGGTRRSQYNEVSEAIYLTQGFVYDTAEQAEARFIETGPDEFIYARYGNPTVAMFEERIAALEGAEDAFATASGMAAVNGALTSMLKAGDHVVSAKALFGSCLYILETILTRFGVEVTFVDGTDLEQWRAALRPDTKAVFFESMSNPTLEVIDIAAVAELAHEVGATVVVDNVFSTPVFSNAIAQGADVVIYSATKHIDGQGRVLGGVILGTREFIRGTVEPYMKHTGGSLSPFNAWTLLKGLETISLRVNAQADTALELAQALSGHSALSRLMYPGLETHAQYALVQRQLGGKGGTVLSLDLKGGKKAAFRFLNALTIPVISNNLGDAKSIATHPATTTHQRLSDELKAELGITPGLVRFSVGLEDAADLIADLTQALAVAEA, encoded by the coding sequence ATGAGCGAGACCTGGAACAAGCGTACCAAACTGGTGCATGGCGGTACCCGCCGCAGCCAGTACAATGAGGTCAGCGAAGCGATCTACCTGACGCAGGGTTTTGTTTACGACACCGCCGAACAGGCCGAGGCGCGGTTTATCGAGACCGGCCCCGATGAATTCATCTATGCCCGCTATGGCAACCCGACGGTGGCGATGTTCGAAGAGCGCATTGCCGCGCTCGAAGGGGCCGAGGACGCCTTTGCCACCGCATCCGGCATGGCTGCGGTCAATGGCGCGCTGACCTCGATGCTGAAGGCAGGCGACCATGTGGTTTCAGCCAAGGCGCTGTTTGGCTCCTGTCTCTATATCCTCGAGACGATCTTGACCCGGTTCGGGGTTGAGGTGACCTTTGTCGATGGCACCGACCTTGAACAGTGGCGCGCAGCGCTGCGCCCTGACACCAAGGCGGTGTTTTTCGAGTCAATGTCCAACCCGACACTTGAGGTGATCGATATCGCCGCAGTGGCCGAGCTGGCCCATGAGGTCGGGGCCACTGTGGTGGTCGATAACGTGTTTTCGACGCCGGTGTTTTCCAATGCCATCGCGCAGGGCGCGGATGTGGTGATCTATTCCGCGACCAAACATATCGACGGGCAGGGACGGGTGCTGGGCGGCGTCATCCTTGGCACGCGAGAGTTCATCCGGGGCACCGTTGAACCCTATATGAAGCACACCGGCGGCAGCCTCAGCCCGTTCAATGCCTGGACGCTGCTGAAGGGGCTGGAGACGATTTCCCTGCGGGTCAATGCCCAGGCCGATACAGCGCTGGAACTGGCGCAGGCGCTGAGCGGTCATTCCGCACTCAGCCGGCTGATGTATCCCGGCCTGGAGACCCATGCCCAATACGCACTGGTGCAGCGCCAGCTGGGCGGCAAAGGCGGCACGGTGCTGTCGCTGGACCTCAAGGGCGGCAAGAAGGCTGCATTCAGGTTCCTGAACGCGCTGACCATCCCGGTGATTTCCAACAATCTGGGCGATGCGAAATCCATCGCCACCCATCCGGCCACCACCACCCATCAGCGGTTGTCTGATGAGCTGAAGGCCGAACTGGGCATTACGCCCGGTCTGGTCCGGTTTTCGGTCGGGCTTGAGGATGCCGCCGATCTGATCGCGGATCTGACACAGGCCCTGGCGGTGGCGGAGGCCTGA
- the folE2 gene encoding GTP cyclohydrolase FolE2, translated as MNSHSRNLTKAPDRADAEDALELLRKWASTATETEIAQLNPVVARLLPDAPVGDYPDLSRHYPEEFEADSSYRATLPDLQNGPSSLIRGAHEQIQHVGISNFRLPIRFHTRDNGDLTLETSVTGTVSLDADKKGINMSRIMRSFYKHAERTFSFEVMEAALDDYLTDLESLDARLQMRFSFPVKVQSLRSGLSGYQYYDIALEIVDHDGERTKIIHLDYVYSSTCPCSLELSEHARSARGQLATPHSQRSVARISLVQEPGAPVLWFEDVIDHCRRAVPTETQVMVKREDEQAFAELNAANPIFVEDAARLFCEALQSDSRIGDFRVVASHQESLHSHDAISVLTQGPTFAARSIDPRMFATLIHQG; from the coding sequence ATGAACTCTCACTCGCGTAATCTGACCAAGGCGCCTGATCGAGCAGATGCAGAGGATGCACTCGAGCTGTTGCGCAAATGGGCCAGCACGGCAACCGAGACCGAAATTGCTCAACTAAACCCTGTGGTTGCACGGCTTCTGCCGGATGCACCCGTTGGTGATTATCCCGATCTGTCGCGCCACTACCCTGAGGAGTTTGAGGCCGATAGCAGCTATCGTGCGACCCTGCCGGACCTGCAGAACGGGCCGTCCAGCCTGATCCGCGGCGCCCATGAGCAGATCCAGCACGTCGGAATTTCCAATTTTCGCCTGCCGATTCGCTTTCACACCCGCGACAATGGCGATCTGACGCTGGAAACCAGCGTGACCGGCACCGTCAGCCTGGATGCCGACAAGAAGGGCATCAATATGTCCCGGATCATGCGGTCGTTTTACAAACACGCTGAACGCACTTTCAGCTTTGAAGTGATGGAAGCGGCGCTTGATGATTACCTCACCGATCTCGAAAGCCTTGATGCACGTTTGCAGATGCGGTTTTCCTTCCCGGTGAAGGTGCAAAGCCTGCGTTCGGGCCTGTCGGGCTATCAATACTATGATATCGCTCTGGAAATCGTGGATCACGATGGCGAGCGGACGAAGATCATCCATCTGGATTACGTCTATTCCTCGACCTGTCCCTGTTCGCTTGAGCTGAGCGAACATGCCCGCAGTGCCCGTGGCCAGCTGGCGACGCCGCATTCGCAGCGCTCGGTGGCGCGGATTTCGCTGGTGCAGGAGCCGGGCGCGCCGGTTCTGTGGTTCGAGGATGTGATCGACCATTGCCGCCGCGCGGTGCCGACCGAGACCCAGGTCATGGTCAAGCGCGAGGATGAGCAGGCCTTTGCCGAGCTGAACGCGGCCAATCCGATCTTTGTCGAAGATGCCGCGCGGCTGTTCTGCGAGGCGCTGCAATCGGATTCCCGTATCGGCGACTTCCGGGTGGTGGCCAGCCATCAGGAGAGCCTGCACAGCCATGATGCGATCAGCGTGCTGACGCAGGGGCCGACCTTTGCGGCGCGCAGCATCGACCCACGGATGTTCGCAACCCTGATCCATCAGGGGTGA